TTTCCAGCTTTCCTAACCTTTCCATCAAAGGAGGGTGGGAATAGTTGACAAAAACGTGCAAGGGATGTGGATTGATTTGGGTTAGTGTTTTGACCGAAAGCGTTTTTAATGCACTGGCAATGGCTTGCCATCATATGTTTCCTGGCAAATCGCTCCGCTTCAAATTCGTTTTTCCGGCTAAGCAATTCATAAATATTCCCAACACGGTACTTATTGGGGAAAACAGTAAGGCAAAACCTATCAAGTTAAATGGACTGCCCACCTATCACCTCCCATAGCTTGGCTGATTTCTGGTTATTGACGAATAAAGAAAGCAACAAAAGCATCACCCCTAATTGCAGGATACTTATCACCAAGCTTTGGATGATGTGCTTTTTCTTGAAGTGCCCTATTTCATGGGCCAGGACTGCTACCAATTCCTCTGGTTTGTGTTGCTCCACCAGGGTATCAAAAAGAACCACCTTTTTCTTTTGCCAAAACCGGAAAAAAAGGCATTTGCCTTAGTGGACCGTTTGCTTCCATCCATTACAAAAACATTTTCCAACGAAAACCCACGGAGGAAGCATATTCCATGATTTTACTTTCAGCTCCCCTTCTTCCAGAGGAGTTAATTTATTGAACAAAGGCAAGATCCATGAAGTGTAAAACATATTGATCAAAACCATGAAAACAGCAGCTACCCCCAAAAGTAAAGCCAGAAACCTTCCCCCAATTCCTGTATCAACCAAAGTAAAAGGGCAAGCAAGCCCCCACCTATTAATATCCCAACCAAATAACCTTTTACTTTATCTCCAAAAAAAGTTTTCCGGTGGTTTTATTAAACCCAAACTCTTCTTCAATTTTAAAAGTATGGTAATAATCAAATGGGATGGAAAGCAAATCAGAACCAATAAAAAGCAAGCCAAAAAACAACAGGGATTGTAAGATCATTGGATCTACCCATTGGCTAACCCATTGATCCAGCAAACCAAAACCACCCCAGATTAACATCCCCAAGGTGATGACCAAGGAAAACGAGCCACTTATTAGGCCAAAATAATAATTGGTTTTTTGATAAGATTTGGCCTCCTGAAGTTTTTCTTGATCCAAAAAATTTTGAAGGGTAGCAGGTACTTGGGGTACCTTTTGACGAACATTTAACCAGGAAGTGAATTTATCAAACAAAAATCCAAGGGTAATCAACCCGATCATCAAGTATTTTAAACTTTCTGCGCTCATTCGGCAAATCTACTAAAATTTGGGACAGGGAAGAATAGTGTCCCTCAACCTTGGTGCCCCAGGGTTCTTCCTATCTGGAAGACTGAAAGAAATGCTAATTTCATGAGCCCCACCGGACTGAATACCTAATTGGGAAACCGTATAATCAAAACTATAACCAATATCCATTCCGGTTGGCAAACTCAAGCCCAGCAAAACCACCAACGCATCCCGATTAGATTCCTGGTAATTGGTTTATAAGGAACCTCTATACAAAAACCCACAATCAAGGGTTCCGCATAAAGGTAAGCCCCTACATCCAGTTGCTCAAATGGGCCTTGCCGTTTATAGTTAAGGGTTGGGGTGATATACCTTTGTTTGTAAGTATGGGTAAAATCCCTTTTCATAGCACCATGGCCCAGGGGAATCCGGTAACCTGCATGACCGGAAAACTTGACCGGCAATTTGCTTTCCCCATCAAAAAAGACTGGTTGGGTTGATTAACATGGTGGGCTGAAGCCCCCAGCAAAAATTTTCAGTAAAAAAAAGCCCTCCAAATGATAAGGAGAGCATATCAATCGGATCCCCCAACCCATTCAGGTTCCCATCTCCTGGCATAGGCGGTGCGAATGGATCATTGGGATCTATTGATTGGCAAAAACCAAATTTTCATAAAAGCCAATATCTCTGCGGATATAGCTGGCTTGAAATCCAGGCCTGAAATACATGGACTCGGCCAATTTAAGTTCATAAGCATAAATCCCCGAAATGGTTAAGGACTTTAAATTTGCTGCCCCTTCAGTATCATTCATCACCATCACCCCTACACCACTATTATACCTTTCCAAAAAGGTATCATAATAAACAGAGAATGTTTTAAATTGGGCATCCAGTCCAGGCCATTGGGTTCGGTAATTGGCACCGATTCTACCTTGCAAATCTGAACCGGCAAAAGCGGGATTTAAATATAAAGGAGCTGCATAATATTGAGTATATTGTGGATCTTGGGCATAAGCATCACCTGTATAAATAATATACATCAAAATACAAAAAACAATATATATAAAAGACCTAAACAATTTTTTGTTCGTTTATTTGAGTAACATGTGTTTATTAAACGACATGATAAGACAGGTGTTTATCCTGGTAAAAGTAAATTATGAAAAGGAATCGTCCCAACATAACAAAAAAACATTTTTACTGTCCTAATATTGGTATTTTCATACCTTTTACACCCAATATACAGCTATTCACAGGGATATAATGAAAAACGAATGGGTTTTTGGGTACTGTGGCACAGCCAGGATAATAATTATATTTCATTTGGAAAGGTGAAAATCCTACCGTCCTCAGTTTACCAGGTTCTCAACTTTGGGTACGGCAATGTAGCCTTAGCTATTGACCCATCACTGGTGAAACACTATTTTACACCGATGGGCTTTGGTTTATAATTATTTAAATGAACCTATGCAAGGTGTGGTAGGCGAATTGGGAGGAATGGAAGATGAAAGGCAAACAGTTGCCATCGCTGAATTGGATTTTGAACCTCAAGGGGGGAATAGATTATTTTACACCTTTTACATTACCCCTGGAGGACAATTGGAATATGCCATCATGGACATGAACGACCAAGGAGGCCCCCTCCAACCAACCTCCAGCAGGATCAGTTTCTCCTGGGG
This is a stretch of genomic DNA from Echinicola jeungdonensis. It encodes these proteins:
- a CDS encoding M48 family metalloprotease; translation: MEQHKPEELVAVLAHEIGHFKKKHIIQSLVISILQLGVMLLLLSLFVNNQKSAKLWEVIGGQSI